The bacterium DNA window CTTTTCCGATTCGGCCACTGGCCCCTTTAAATGAACAAGTTCAGTTGGATAGTTAAGGAATTTTTTGCGGCCTGCTGGGAAACGATTAAGCTTCCCTTCTGGCTGTTTGGTGTTGGCTGGAAGCGCTTAATCGGTTTCGGTCCACGCCGAATCGGTCTAGTGCTGTTCGCCTCGTCAATCGTCATCGTGTTTTCGCTGCTGTTCTTTGTCAAGGTCACCTCGCAGCCTTCGTTTTGCCGATCCTGCCATGTGATGGAGCCGTATTTTGCGGCCTGGGAAACGTCCACGCACCACAATGTGACGTGTACGGAGTGCCACATTCCGCCGGGACTCGAAGGCACCGTGCACTCGAAGTTCTTAGCTCTCTCCATGGTGGCTAACTACTTCACGGGCGTCTACAAACGCTCGAAGCCGTGGGCGGAAATCGAAGACGCGAATTGCCTGCGCCAGGGCTGCCATGATACCCGCCTATTGCAGAGCACCGAGGACTTTCGCGGCGTGAAATTTGACCACAAGCCGCACCTTGAGCAGATTCGCCGCGGGAAGCAGCTCCGTTGCACGTCATGTCACTCGAATATCGTGCAAGGCGAGCATATCACCGTGAACGAGTCAACTTGTTTCACGTGCCATTTTAAGCCCGACTCTGTCGGCGCTCCGACAGCCTTGTCCGGGTGCACCAAGTGCCACAACCCGCCGACTGGAACGATGGCTGCGGACACGAGCTTTGATCATACGCAGATGCTCGCGCGCCATGTAGACTGCCAGAGCTGTCATGCCAGCGAAGTTGTCGGCGACGGTTTCGTCCCGCGTGAACGCTGCAATTCGTGCCACTCGGAACTGCAGCACATCGAGCGCTACGACGATCACGAATTCGTGCATCAGAAACACGTCACGGACCGTAAGGTCGAATGCACGGCCTGTCACATCCAGATTCGCCACGGCAAAGAGGCGGTGGCATTCGCGGGCGAGCAGCGGCGTTGCAGTGAGTGTCATGGTGGTCCGGACGATGCCGTCGAGCGCGTGTGGCGGGGTGACCTGCCGGGGCTGCCGCTGGCGCCGTCGACAATGGCGCGCGCCGGTATGGACTGCGAATCCTGCCATGTCGGCGAGATTCACGCGATGACGCGCGGCGGCCAACGAAGCGAGCCTGTCTGCACGCCCTGCCACGATGCCAACTATGACAAGTTGTGGGCGCGCTGGGACGAACCGCTGAATCGGCGCGTGAAGGAGTTGAAGGGTCGCCTCGGTGGTTTGGAACCGAGCTTGCGCGACACCATGCTGCGCGCCTTGGACATCTATGAAGCGGGCAATCCGCTGCACAATCCCGCGCTGATCGAGCATCTCGCGGCGCGCATTTCGGGACAGCCCGCGGGTTCGGGGACGAGCTGCTCGTCCTGCCACCCAGCCGCCGGCGACGCAGTCGTGCAGCGATCTGGTCAGACGTTTGACCACCGCAAACATACGGCGGCCATCAAGTGCGAAGAGTGCCACGCGACGGGCAGCGACCGCCACGGGCAAATCGTGATGCCGGATGCGAAGTGCAATTCCTGTCACCATCAGCCGTTGGCCAGCGGCAAGCCGAAGTGTGAATCGTGCCACACCACGCAGGCGGCGGTGTTCAATGGAAACATTCCGGTGTTTGCCGGGGCCACGCCGTCTTTCAAGAAGGAGTTGGACTTCGCCTGCACCGATTGTCATGAGACCAGTGGAGCACTCGTGACGCGCGAAGTGACGCCGTTATGCATTGGCTGTCATGATGAGACCTTTGCGGATACGTTGCGCGGCTGGCAGACCGGCGCGCGCGACCTGAACCAAGCTATACATGCCGCTCAGTCCCACTATCGAGTGGATAGCGAGCGGTATAGACAATATCAACAGTTGGCCGATTGGCTGTCACGAGATGGCAGCGGATCGGCGCATAATCCTCAACTTTATAAGCGGTGGTTTGAATCCATCGGAGCTGCCCAATGAACTCCAAAAAGTCTAAGCGAACTACCGCGAAAGGAGACCCCATGACGACTGTAAGTGCGCGGGTGCTAAAGAGTACTCGAGCGGATGGGGTAATGACGCCGCGAGCGAATCAAGATTCGCCGCAGGGGTTGCTCACCCTCTCCGAGGCCGCAGAACTGCTGGGACGTGTTCACCGCACAACGATCATGCGCTGGGTGCGGGAAGACCGCCTGAAATGCGTGCGTTTGTCACGCAAGGTCATTTTATTCGAACGGGACGAAATCAACCGCTTTATTCGCGAGCATCGTGCGGCCGGTCAATAAGCAATGAGGTAGGCAAATTGCCACTCATGACCGGCTAAAATCGGCCATCATTTGATTGAATAACACCCGAATTCCAAGGGGTACGGCCGGCGGAAAAGGGGCTTTCAGGCAAGAACTTACTTGAGTGAGCCTCCTTATCCACATTCTTAGAATACGAGTGGGTTAGTCCGGTTAACTGAATAATCGGCACTTGAGCCCATTTGCGGCCTGCCCACCGGGTCACGATAATCATAAGTGACCTTGCTCTTGGAACGAAAATTGTGTACTATGCGTGCGGAGACTCGTGATAAGCACGAGTGGACGCATTCGGGCACAACATGATTAACCG harbors:
- a CDS encoding NapC/NirT family cytochrome c, encoding MNKFSWIVKEFFAACWETIKLPFWLFGVGWKRLIGFGPRRIGLVLFASSIVIVFSLLFFVKVTSQPSFCRSCHVMEPYFAAWETSTHHNVTCTECHIPPGLEGTVHSKFLALSMVANYFTGVYKRSKPWAEIEDANCLRQGCHDTRLLQSTEDFRGVKFDHKPHLEQIRRGKQLRCTSCHSNIVQGEHITVNESTCFTCHFKPDSVGAPTALSGCTKCHNPPTGTMAADTSFDHTQMLARHVDCQSCHASEVVGDGFVPRERCNSCHSELQHIERYDDHEFVHQKHVTDRKVECTACHIQIRHGKEAVAFAGEQRRCSECHGGPDDAVERVWRGDLPGLPLAPSTMARAGMDCESCHVGEIHAMTRGGQRSEPVCTPCHDANYDKLWARWDEPLNRRVKELKGRLGGLEPSLRDTMLRALDIYEAGNPLHNPALIEHLAARISGQPAGSGTSCSSCHPAAGDAVVQRSGQTFDHRKHTAAIKCEECHATGSDRHGQIVMPDAKCNSCHHQPLASGKPKCESCHTTQAAVFNGNIPVFAGATPSFKKELDFACTDCHETSGALVTREVTPLCIGCHDETFADTLRGWQTGARDLNQAIHAAQSHYRVDSERYRQYQQLADWLSRDGSGSAHNPQLYKRWFESIGAAQ
- a CDS encoding helix-turn-helix domain-containing protein, with the translated sequence MTTVSARVLKSTRADGVMTPRANQDSPQGLLTLSEAAELLGRVHRTTIMRWVREDRLKCVRLSRKVILFERDEINRFIREHRAAGQ